The following are encoded together in the Osmia lignaria lignaria isolate PbOS001 chromosome 13, iyOsmLign1, whole genome shotgun sequence genome:
- the E75 gene encoding ecdysone-induced protein 75 isoform X2, which produces MTVQEFKSRGSAAEEQQPSGDILSPSNEPSDNEKEQSAQVCYRGAPQDSENLLGRVLAEFDGTTVLCRVCGDKASGFHYGVHSCEGCKGFFRRSIQQKIQYRPCTKNQQCSILRINRNRCQYCRLKKCIAVGMSRDAVRFGRVPKREKARILAAMQQSSHSRSQEKAVAAELEDEQRLLATVVQAHLDTCDFTRDKVAPILVRARETPNYTACPPTLACPLNPNPQPLTGQQELLQDFSKRFSPAIRGVVEFAKRIPGFSLLAQDDQVTLLKAGVFEVLLVRLACMFDAQTNSMICLNGQVLKREAIHNSSNARFLMDSMFDFAERVNSLRLSDAELGLFCSVVVIAADRPGLRNTELVERMHNKLRNALQTVLAQNHPQHPDILRELLKKIPDLRTLNTLHSEKLLAFKMTEQQQQMQAQQQHQQQQQQQTQHVISAQQPQQQHWPMEEEPPASWGSASDVTLDEAVKSPLGSVSSTESTCSGEVASLTEYHHVAPASGHHASSAPLLAATLAGGLCPHRRRANSGSTSSGDDELHRASLSKTPQPPQCPRFRKLDSPSDSGIESGTEKPDKPASSSASSAPTSVCSSPRSEDKEVEDMPVLKRVLQAPPLYDTNSLMDEAYKPHKKFRALRQKDSAEAEPAVIVQHTQSQLHLHLTSPPARSPSNQMQAQCPQTASLLSSTHSTLARSLMEGPRMTAEQLKRTDIIHNYIMRGEASPRSPAASPSPAEQCASTTTITARSPQGSQGLLQCATSSYSTTRWPTTSVITTTTGARQQQQQQQQQQQQQQQQQQQQQQQSSSDYLMVGNSPASSPRYLSAAATSSTSTSPRPTSSTAATLVLSGCPSNMMELQVDIADSQQPLNLSKKSPSPSPRPLVGPCKALSLEA; this is translated from the exons GGATTCTTCCGGCGCAGCATTCAGCAGAAGATTCAGTATCGACCCTGTACGAAGAATCAACAGTGCAGTATCCTGCGGATCAACAGGAATCGCTGCCAGTATTGCCGCCTCAAGAAGTGCATCGCTGTAGGGATGAGCCGTGATG CGGTGCGATTCGGCCGTGTGCCCAAACGCGAGAAGGCCAGGATTCTGGCTGCTATGCAGCAAAGCTCCCACAGCCGTTCTCAAGAGAAGGCAGTAGCGGCCGAGCTGGAGGACGAGCAACGTCTCCTAGCCACTGTCGTTCAAGCTCATCTCGACACATGCGATTTCACCAGGGACAAAGTGGCCCCGATTCTGGTCAGGGCACGAGAGACTCCCAACTACACCGCGTGTCCGCCAACCTTG GCATGCCCTCTGAACCCTAACCCGCAACCGTTAACGGGCCAGCAAGAGTTGCTGCAAGACTTTTCCAAGAGGTTCTCGCCGGCGATACGCGGCGTTGTGGAGTTCGCGAAACGTATCCCTGGGTTTAGCCTGCTCGCCCAGGACGACCAGGTGACGCTACTGAAAGCAGGCGTGTTCGAGGTGTTGCTAGTGCGGCTGGCATGCATGTTCGATGCTCAAACGAATAGCATGATTTGCCTGAACGGACAAGTGCTCAAGCGAGAGGCCATCCATAATAGTAGTAACGCACGATTCCTCATGGATTCGATGTTCGACTTTGCCGAAAGGGTCAACTCTCTGCGACTATCCGACGCGGAGTTGGGACTCTTCTGTTCGGTGGTAGTGATCGCCGCAGACAGGCCTGGGCTGCGCAACACCGAACTGGTCGAGCGTATGCACAATAAACTGCGAAACGCTCTTCAGACCGTATTGGCCCAGAACCATCCTCAACATCCAGACATTCTTAGGGAGTTGTTGAAGAAAATTCCGGACCTGAGAACGTTGAACACTCTTCATTCGGAGAAACTACTGGCCTTCAAGATGACCGAACAACAGCAGCAGATGCAGGCTCAACAACAAcaccagcaacaacagcagcagcagacGCAACATGTGATCAGTGCTCAACAACCGCAACAGCAACATTGGCCGATGGAGGAGGAACCACCCGCGTCCTGGGGTTCGGCTTCGGACGTAACCCTCGACGAAGCCGTAAAGAGTCCGTTGGGTAGCGTTTCGAGTACAGAAAGCACTTGTAGCGGAGAAGTTGCCTCTCTAACGGAATACCACCACGTCGCACCTGCAAGTGGTCATCACGCATCCAGTGCACCTCTTCTGGCCGCCACTCTCGCCGGAGGTCTCTGTCCTCATCGTAGACGGGCGAATTCTGGTAGCACCAGCTCGGGAGACGACGAGTTGCATCGTGCGTCCTTGTCGAAAACCCCTCAACCACCTCAATGCCCGCGGTTCCGCAAGCTGGATTCTCCGAGCGATAGCGGAATCGAGTCGGGAACCGAGAAGCCGGATAAACCTGCGAGTAGCAGCGCAAGCAGTGCGCCAACCTCTGTCTGCTCCAGTCCACGCTCGGAAGACAAAGAAGTGGAAGACATGCCGGTGTTGAAGCGGGTGCTCCAGGCTCCTCCGCTCTACGACACCAATTCCCTGATGGACGAGGCGTACAAGCCTCACAAGAAATTCCGCGCACTCCGCCAGAAGGACAGCGCGGAGGCTGAGCCTGCGGTGATCGTGCAGCACACTCAATCCCAGCTGCATCTTCACTTGACCTCGCCACCGGCTCGTAGTCCCTCGAACCAAATGCAAGCACAGTGTCCGCAAACCGCGAGCCTCTTGAGTAGCACCCACTCCACCTTAGCCAGGAGTCTGATGGAAGGACCACGAATGACGGCCGAGCAGCTGAAGCGCACGGACATCATTCATAATTACATAATGCGCGGAGAGGCGAGTCCCAGGTCGCCGGCAGCCTCGCCATCACCAGCGGAACAGTGCGCTTCCACAACCACGATCACCGCGCGTTCGCCTCAAGGATCTCAAGGTTTGTTGCAATGCGCCACCAGCAGCTACTCGACGACGAGATGGCCCACCACGTCGGTGATCACGACGACCACGGGTGCccggcagcagcagcagcagcagcagcagcagcagcaacaacagcaacagcaacaacagcagcaacaacagcagtcgTCCTCGGACTACCTCATGGTCGGCAACTCGCCGGCCTCGTCGCCTAGGTATTTATCCGCGGCGGCAACGAGTAGTACGAGCACGAGTCCACGGCCAACCTCGAGTACGGCGGCGACGCTAGTGCTGTCCGGTTGTCCCAGCAACATGATGGAACTACAGGTGGATATCGCGGACAGCCAGCAACCGTTGAACCTGTCGAAGAAGTCGCCGTCCCCGTCGCCAAGACCGCTGGTAGGACCTTGCAAAGCTTTGTCCCTCGAAGCGTAG
- the E75 gene encoding ecdysone-induced protein 75 isoform X3 gives MNDSRGIERNKPRSLEGSSRADRYPRRRSDAEFDGTTVLCRVCGDKASGFHYGVHSCEGCKGFFRRSIQQKIQYRPCTKNQQCSILRINRNRCQYCRLKKCIAVGMSRDAVRFGRVPKREKARILAAMQQSSHSRSQEKAVAAELEDEQRLLATVVQAHLDTCDFTRDKVAPILVRARETPNYTACPPTLACPLNPNPQPLTGQQELLQDFSKRFSPAIRGVVEFAKRIPGFSLLAQDDQVTLLKAGVFEVLLVRLACMFDAQTNSMICLNGQVLKREAIHNSSNARFLMDSMFDFAERVNSLRLSDAELGLFCSVVVIAADRPGLRNTELVERMHNKLRNALQTVLAQNHPQHPDILRELLKKIPDLRTLNTLHSEKLLAFKMTEQQQQMQAQQQHQQQQQQQTQHVISAQQPQQQHWPMEEEPPASWGSASDVTLDEAVKSPLGSVSSTESTCSGEVASLTEYHHVAPASGHHASSAPLLAATLAGGLCPHRRRANSGSTSSGDDELHRASLSKTPQPPQCPRFRKLDSPSDSGIESGTEKPDKPASSSASSAPTSVCSSPRSEDKEVEDMPVLKRVLQAPPLYDTNSLMDEAYKPHKKFRALRQKDSAEAEPAVIVQHTQSQLHLHLTSPPARSPSNQMQAQCPQTASLLSSTHSTLARSLMEGPRMTAEQLKRTDIIHNYIMRGEASPRSPAASPSPAEQCASTTTITARSPQGSQGLLQCATSSYSTTRWPTTSVITTTTGARQQQQQQQQQQQQQQQQQQQQQQQSSSDYLMVGNSPASSPRYLSAAATSSTSTSPRPTSSTAATLVLSGCPSNMMELQVDIADSQQPLNLSKKSPSPSPRPLVGPCKALSLEA, from the exons GGATTCTTCCGGCGCAGCATTCAGCAGAAGATTCAGTATCGACCCTGTACGAAGAATCAACAGTGCAGTATCCTGCGGATCAACAGGAATCGCTGCCAGTATTGCCGCCTCAAGAAGTGCATCGCTGTAGGGATGAGCCGTGATG CGGTGCGATTCGGCCGTGTGCCCAAACGCGAGAAGGCCAGGATTCTGGCTGCTATGCAGCAAAGCTCCCACAGCCGTTCTCAAGAGAAGGCAGTAGCGGCCGAGCTGGAGGACGAGCAACGTCTCCTAGCCACTGTCGTTCAAGCTCATCTCGACACATGCGATTTCACCAGGGACAAAGTGGCCCCGATTCTGGTCAGGGCACGAGAGACTCCCAACTACACCGCGTGTCCGCCAACCTTG GCATGCCCTCTGAACCCTAACCCGCAACCGTTAACGGGCCAGCAAGAGTTGCTGCAAGACTTTTCCAAGAGGTTCTCGCCGGCGATACGCGGCGTTGTGGAGTTCGCGAAACGTATCCCTGGGTTTAGCCTGCTCGCCCAGGACGACCAGGTGACGCTACTGAAAGCAGGCGTGTTCGAGGTGTTGCTAGTGCGGCTGGCATGCATGTTCGATGCTCAAACGAATAGCATGATTTGCCTGAACGGACAAGTGCTCAAGCGAGAGGCCATCCATAATAGTAGTAACGCACGATTCCTCATGGATTCGATGTTCGACTTTGCCGAAAGGGTCAACTCTCTGCGACTATCCGACGCGGAGTTGGGACTCTTCTGTTCGGTGGTAGTGATCGCCGCAGACAGGCCTGGGCTGCGCAACACCGAACTGGTCGAGCGTATGCACAATAAACTGCGAAACGCTCTTCAGACCGTATTGGCCCAGAACCATCCTCAACATCCAGACATTCTTAGGGAGTTGTTGAAGAAAATTCCGGACCTGAGAACGTTGAACACTCTTCATTCGGAGAAACTACTGGCCTTCAAGATGACCGAACAACAGCAGCAGATGCAGGCTCAACAACAAcaccagcaacaacagcagcagcagacGCAACATGTGATCAGTGCTCAACAACCGCAACAGCAACATTGGCCGATGGAGGAGGAACCACCCGCGTCCTGGGGTTCGGCTTCGGACGTAACCCTCGACGAAGCCGTAAAGAGTCCGTTGGGTAGCGTTTCGAGTACAGAAAGCACTTGTAGCGGAGAAGTTGCCTCTCTAACGGAATACCACCACGTCGCACCTGCAAGTGGTCATCACGCATCCAGTGCACCTCTTCTGGCCGCCACTCTCGCCGGAGGTCTCTGTCCTCATCGTAGACGGGCGAATTCTGGTAGCACCAGCTCGGGAGACGACGAGTTGCATCGTGCGTCCTTGTCGAAAACCCCTCAACCACCTCAATGCCCGCGGTTCCGCAAGCTGGATTCTCCGAGCGATAGCGGAATCGAGTCGGGAACCGAGAAGCCGGATAAACCTGCGAGTAGCAGCGCAAGCAGTGCGCCAACCTCTGTCTGCTCCAGTCCACGCTCGGAAGACAAAGAAGTGGAAGACATGCCGGTGTTGAAGCGGGTGCTCCAGGCTCCTCCGCTCTACGACACCAATTCCCTGATGGACGAGGCGTACAAGCCTCACAAGAAATTCCGCGCACTCCGCCAGAAGGACAGCGCGGAGGCTGAGCCTGCGGTGATCGTGCAGCACACTCAATCCCAGCTGCATCTTCACTTGACCTCGCCACCGGCTCGTAGTCCCTCGAACCAAATGCAAGCACAGTGTCCGCAAACCGCGAGCCTCTTGAGTAGCACCCACTCCACCTTAGCCAGGAGTCTGATGGAAGGACCACGAATGACGGCCGAGCAGCTGAAGCGCACGGACATCATTCATAATTACATAATGCGCGGAGAGGCGAGTCCCAGGTCGCCGGCAGCCTCGCCATCACCAGCGGAACAGTGCGCTTCCACAACCACGATCACCGCGCGTTCGCCTCAAGGATCTCAAGGTTTGTTGCAATGCGCCACCAGCAGCTACTCGACGACGAGATGGCCCACCACGTCGGTGATCACGACGACCACGGGTGCccggcagcagcagcagcagcagcagcagcagcagcaacaacagcaacagcaacaacagcagcaacaacagcagtcgTCCTCGGACTACCTCATGGTCGGCAACTCGCCGGCCTCGTCGCCTAGGTATTTATCCGCGGCGGCAACGAGTAGTACGAGCACGAGTCCACGGCCAACCTCGAGTACGGCGGCGACGCTAGTGCTGTCCGGTTGTCCCAGCAACATGATGGAACTACAGGTGGATATCGCGGACAGCCAGCAACCGTTGAACCTGTCGAAGAAGTCGCCGTCCCCGTCGCCAAGACCGCTGGTAGGACCTTGCAAAGCTTTGTCCCTCGAAGCGTAG
- the E75 gene encoding ecdysone-induced protein 75 isoform X6 — protein MQQSSHSRSQEKAVAAELEDEQRLLATVVQAHLDTCDFTRDKVAPILVRARETPNYTACPPTLACPLNPNPQPLTGQQELLQDFSKRFSPAIRGVVEFAKRIPGFSLLAQDDQVTLLKAGVFEVLLVRLACMFDAQTNSMICLNGQVLKREAIHNSSNARFLMDSMFDFAERVNSLRLSDAELGLFCSVVVIAADRPGLRNTELVERMHNKLRNALQTVLAQNHPQHPDILRELLKKIPDLRTLNTLHSEKLLAFKMTEQQQQMQAQQQHQQQQQQQTQHVISAQQPQQQHWPMEEEPPASWGSASDVTLDEAVKSPLGSVSSTESTCSGEVASLTEYHHVAPASGHHASSAPLLAATLAGGLCPHRRRANSGSTSSGDDELHRASLSKTPQPPQCPRFRKLDSPSDSGIESGTEKPDKPASSSASSAPTSVCSSPRSEDKEVEDMPVLKRVLQAPPLYDTNSLMDEAYKPHKKFRALRQKDSAEAEPAVIVQHTQSQLHLHLTSPPARSPSNQMQAQCPQTASLLSSTHSTLARSLMEGPRMTAEQLKRTDIIHNYIMRGEASPRSPAASPSPAEQCASTTTITARSPQGSQGLLQCATSSYSTTRWPTTSVITTTTGARQQQQQQQQQQQQQQQQQQQQQQQSSSDYLMVGNSPASSPRYLSAAATSSTSTSPRPTSSTAATLVLSGCPSNMMELQVDIADSQQPLNLSKKSPSPSPRPLVGPCKALSLEA, from the exons ATGCAGCAAAGCTCCCACAGCCGTTCTCAAGAGAAGGCAGTAGCGGCCGAGCTGGAGGACGAGCAACGTCTCCTAGCCACTGTCGTTCAAGCTCATCTCGACACATGCGATTTCACCAGGGACAAAGTGGCCCCGATTCTGGTCAGGGCACGAGAGACTCCCAACTACACCGCGTGTCCGCCAACCTTG GCATGCCCTCTGAACCCTAACCCGCAACCGTTAACGGGCCAGCAAGAGTTGCTGCAAGACTTTTCCAAGAGGTTCTCGCCGGCGATACGCGGCGTTGTGGAGTTCGCGAAACGTATCCCTGGGTTTAGCCTGCTCGCCCAGGACGACCAGGTGACGCTACTGAAAGCAGGCGTGTTCGAGGTGTTGCTAGTGCGGCTGGCATGCATGTTCGATGCTCAAACGAATAGCATGATTTGCCTGAACGGACAAGTGCTCAAGCGAGAGGCCATCCATAATAGTAGTAACGCACGATTCCTCATGGATTCGATGTTCGACTTTGCCGAAAGGGTCAACTCTCTGCGACTATCCGACGCGGAGTTGGGACTCTTCTGTTCGGTGGTAGTGATCGCCGCAGACAGGCCTGGGCTGCGCAACACCGAACTGGTCGAGCGTATGCACAATAAACTGCGAAACGCTCTTCAGACCGTATTGGCCCAGAACCATCCTCAACATCCAGACATTCTTAGGGAGTTGTTGAAGAAAATTCCGGACCTGAGAACGTTGAACACTCTTCATTCGGAGAAACTACTGGCCTTCAAGATGACCGAACAACAGCAGCAGATGCAGGCTCAACAACAAcaccagcaacaacagcagcagcagacGCAACATGTGATCAGTGCTCAACAACCGCAACAGCAACATTGGCCGATGGAGGAGGAACCACCCGCGTCCTGGGGTTCGGCTTCGGACGTAACCCTCGACGAAGCCGTAAAGAGTCCGTTGGGTAGCGTTTCGAGTACAGAAAGCACTTGTAGCGGAGAAGTTGCCTCTCTAACGGAATACCACCACGTCGCACCTGCAAGTGGTCATCACGCATCCAGTGCACCTCTTCTGGCCGCCACTCTCGCCGGAGGTCTCTGTCCTCATCGTAGACGGGCGAATTCTGGTAGCACCAGCTCGGGAGACGACGAGTTGCATCGTGCGTCCTTGTCGAAAACCCCTCAACCACCTCAATGCCCGCGGTTCCGCAAGCTGGATTCTCCGAGCGATAGCGGAATCGAGTCGGGAACCGAGAAGCCGGATAAACCTGCGAGTAGCAGCGCAAGCAGTGCGCCAACCTCTGTCTGCTCCAGTCCACGCTCGGAAGACAAAGAAGTGGAAGACATGCCGGTGTTGAAGCGGGTGCTCCAGGCTCCTCCGCTCTACGACACCAATTCCCTGATGGACGAGGCGTACAAGCCTCACAAGAAATTCCGCGCACTCCGCCAGAAGGACAGCGCGGAGGCTGAGCCTGCGGTGATCGTGCAGCACACTCAATCCCAGCTGCATCTTCACTTGACCTCGCCACCGGCTCGTAGTCCCTCGAACCAAATGCAAGCACAGTGTCCGCAAACCGCGAGCCTCTTGAGTAGCACCCACTCCACCTTAGCCAGGAGTCTGATGGAAGGACCACGAATGACGGCCGAGCAGCTGAAGCGCACGGACATCATTCATAATTACATAATGCGCGGAGAGGCGAGTCCCAGGTCGCCGGCAGCCTCGCCATCACCAGCGGAACAGTGCGCTTCCACAACCACGATCACCGCGCGTTCGCCTCAAGGATCTCAAGGTTTGTTGCAATGCGCCACCAGCAGCTACTCGACGACGAGATGGCCCACCACGTCGGTGATCACGACGACCACGGGTGCccggcagcagcagcagcagcagcagcagcagcagcaacaacagcaacagcaacaacagcagcaacaacagcagtcgTCCTCGGACTACCTCATGGTCGGCAACTCGCCGGCCTCGTCGCCTAGGTATTTATCCGCGGCGGCAACGAGTAGTACGAGCACGAGTCCACGGCCAACCTCGAGTACGGCGGCGACGCTAGTGCTGTCCGGTTGTCCCAGCAACATGATGGAACTACAGGTGGATATCGCGGACAGCCAGCAACCGTTGAACCTGTCGAAGAAGTCGCCGTCCCCGTCGCCAAGACCGCTGGTAGGACCTTGCAAAGCTTTGTCCCTCGAAGCGTAG
- the E75 gene encoding ecdysone-induced protein 75 isoform X5, which translates to MSRDAVRFGRVPKREKARILAAMQQSSHSRSQEKAVAAELEDEQRLLATVVQAHLDTCDFTRDKVAPILVRARETPNYTACPPTLACPLNPNPQPLTGQQELLQDFSKRFSPAIRGVVEFAKRIPGFSLLAQDDQVTLLKAGVFEVLLVRLACMFDAQTNSMICLNGQVLKREAIHNSSNARFLMDSMFDFAERVNSLRLSDAELGLFCSVVVIAADRPGLRNTELVERMHNKLRNALQTVLAQNHPQHPDILRELLKKIPDLRTLNTLHSEKLLAFKMTEQQQQMQAQQQHQQQQQQQTQHVISAQQPQQQHWPMEEEPPASWGSASDVTLDEAVKSPLGSVSSTESTCSGEVASLTEYHHVAPASGHHASSAPLLAATLAGGLCPHRRRANSGSTSSGDDELHRASLSKTPQPPQCPRFRKLDSPSDSGIESGTEKPDKPASSSASSAPTSVCSSPRSEDKEVEDMPVLKRVLQAPPLYDTNSLMDEAYKPHKKFRALRQKDSAEAEPAVIVQHTQSQLHLHLTSPPARSPSNQMQAQCPQTASLLSSTHSTLARSLMEGPRMTAEQLKRTDIIHNYIMRGEASPRSPAASPSPAEQCASTTTITARSPQGSQGLLQCATSSYSTTRWPTTSVITTTTGARQQQQQQQQQQQQQQQQQQQQQQQSSSDYLMVGNSPASSPRYLSAAATSSTSTSPRPTSSTAATLVLSGCPSNMMELQVDIADSQQPLNLSKKSPSPSPRPLVGPCKALSLEA; encoded by the exons ATGAGCCGTGATG CGGTGCGATTCGGCCGTGTGCCCAAACGCGAGAAGGCCAGGATTCTGGCTGCTATGCAGCAAAGCTCCCACAGCCGTTCTCAAGAGAAGGCAGTAGCGGCCGAGCTGGAGGACGAGCAACGTCTCCTAGCCACTGTCGTTCAAGCTCATCTCGACACATGCGATTTCACCAGGGACAAAGTGGCCCCGATTCTGGTCAGGGCACGAGAGACTCCCAACTACACCGCGTGTCCGCCAACCTTG GCATGCCCTCTGAACCCTAACCCGCAACCGTTAACGGGCCAGCAAGAGTTGCTGCAAGACTTTTCCAAGAGGTTCTCGCCGGCGATACGCGGCGTTGTGGAGTTCGCGAAACGTATCCCTGGGTTTAGCCTGCTCGCCCAGGACGACCAGGTGACGCTACTGAAAGCAGGCGTGTTCGAGGTGTTGCTAGTGCGGCTGGCATGCATGTTCGATGCTCAAACGAATAGCATGATTTGCCTGAACGGACAAGTGCTCAAGCGAGAGGCCATCCATAATAGTAGTAACGCACGATTCCTCATGGATTCGATGTTCGACTTTGCCGAAAGGGTCAACTCTCTGCGACTATCCGACGCGGAGTTGGGACTCTTCTGTTCGGTGGTAGTGATCGCCGCAGACAGGCCTGGGCTGCGCAACACCGAACTGGTCGAGCGTATGCACAATAAACTGCGAAACGCTCTTCAGACCGTATTGGCCCAGAACCATCCTCAACATCCAGACATTCTTAGGGAGTTGTTGAAGAAAATTCCGGACCTGAGAACGTTGAACACTCTTCATTCGGAGAAACTACTGGCCTTCAAGATGACCGAACAACAGCAGCAGATGCAGGCTCAACAACAAcaccagcaacaacagcagcagcagacGCAACATGTGATCAGTGCTCAACAACCGCAACAGCAACATTGGCCGATGGAGGAGGAACCACCCGCGTCCTGGGGTTCGGCTTCGGACGTAACCCTCGACGAAGCCGTAAAGAGTCCGTTGGGTAGCGTTTCGAGTACAGAAAGCACTTGTAGCGGAGAAGTTGCCTCTCTAACGGAATACCACCACGTCGCACCTGCAAGTGGTCATCACGCATCCAGTGCACCTCTTCTGGCCGCCACTCTCGCCGGAGGTCTCTGTCCTCATCGTAGACGGGCGAATTCTGGTAGCACCAGCTCGGGAGACGACGAGTTGCATCGTGCGTCCTTGTCGAAAACCCCTCAACCACCTCAATGCCCGCGGTTCCGCAAGCTGGATTCTCCGAGCGATAGCGGAATCGAGTCGGGAACCGAGAAGCCGGATAAACCTGCGAGTAGCAGCGCAAGCAGTGCGCCAACCTCTGTCTGCTCCAGTCCACGCTCGGAAGACAAAGAAGTGGAAGACATGCCGGTGTTGAAGCGGGTGCTCCAGGCTCCTCCGCTCTACGACACCAATTCCCTGATGGACGAGGCGTACAAGCCTCACAAGAAATTCCGCGCACTCCGCCAGAAGGACAGCGCGGAGGCTGAGCCTGCGGTGATCGTGCAGCACACTCAATCCCAGCTGCATCTTCACTTGACCTCGCCACCGGCTCGTAGTCCCTCGAACCAAATGCAAGCACAGTGTCCGCAAACCGCGAGCCTCTTGAGTAGCACCCACTCCACCTTAGCCAGGAGTCTGATGGAAGGACCACGAATGACGGCCGAGCAGCTGAAGCGCACGGACATCATTCATAATTACATAATGCGCGGAGAGGCGAGTCCCAGGTCGCCGGCAGCCTCGCCATCACCAGCGGAACAGTGCGCTTCCACAACCACGATCACCGCGCGTTCGCCTCAAGGATCTCAAGGTTTGTTGCAATGCGCCACCAGCAGCTACTCGACGACGAGATGGCCCACCACGTCGGTGATCACGACGACCACGGGTGCccggcagcagcagcagcagcagcagcagcagcagcaacaacagcaacagcaacaacagcagcaacaacagcagtcgTCCTCGGACTACCTCATGGTCGGCAACTCGCCGGCCTCGTCGCCTAGGTATTTATCCGCGGCGGCAACGAGTAGTACGAGCACGAGTCCACGGCCAACCTCGAGTACGGCGGCGACGCTAGTGCTGTCCGGTTGTCCCAGCAACATGATGGAACTACAGGTGGATATCGCGGACAGCCAGCAACCGTTGAACCTGTCGAAGAAGTCGCCGTCCCCGTCGCCAAGACCGCTGGTAGGACCTTGCAAAGCTTTGTCCCTCGAAGCGTAG